Within Nitrosopumilus sp., the genomic segment ATCAATGATCATGTTTGGCAAAGCATGTTCTCAAGTAATTTGTTTATCAAACCAACAAGTGATGAACTAGAAAAACACGAACCTGAGTTTACAATTTTGTGTATCAATGATTTCCTAGCAGATCCTGAAGTTGATGGAACTAGAACTGATGTCTTCATTTTGATTGATTTGACAAGAAAGATAGTCTTGATTGGCGGAACAGAATATGCCGGAGAGATGAAAAAATCAATGTTTGGAGTAATGAATTTCTTATTGCCAGACCGCGGAATTTTCCCAATGCACTGCTCTGCAAATATTGGCGAAAAAGGAGACACTGCATTGTTCTTTGGTTTGTCTGGTACTGGAAAAACAACCTTGTCTGCAGACCCTAACAGAAAATTAATTGGAGACGATGAACATGGTTGGTCTGATAATGGCACGTTTAATTTTGAAGGTGGCTGTTATGCAAAATGTATCAACCTAAGCCAAGAAGCAGAACCTGAGATTTGGAATGCAATCAAACCTGGTGCTCTTTTAGAAAATGTTGTGTTAAATGACAATGTTCCTGATTATGATGATAATACATTAACTGAGAATACTCGTGTTGGATATCCTTTGGAGTTTATTCCAGGTGCAGTGATTCCAAGTGTCGGCGGACATCCACGTGTTATTGTATTTTTGACTGCAGATGCTCTAGGGGTGTTACCTCCTGTTTCAAGACTTACCAAAGAAGGTGCAATGTATCATTTCATGTCTGGATATACCAGCAAGTTGGCAGGAACTGAAAGAGGAATCAAAGAGCCAAAATCTGTGTTTTCTCAGTGTTTTGGTGCTCCATTCATGCCTAGACCGGCCTCTGTTTACGCAAAACTTCTTGGTGAAAAAACTAACCAGCACAATACCGTAGTTTACTTGGTAAACACTGGATGGTCTGGAGGACCATATGGTGTAGGCAAAAGAATCAAGATAAAATACAGCCGTGCAATGGTTACAGCAGCTCTTTCTGGTGCCCTTGATATTGTAAAGTATAGACATGATGATTTGTTTAATCTTGACATTCCTACAGAAGTAGAAGGCGTTCCTTCAGAAATCTTGGATCCTAAAAACACATGGATTGACAAAGACTCGTATGATCTTTCTGCAAAAAAACTAGCTCAGATGTTCGTTGAGAACTTTAAGAAATTTGAAAATGTCTCACCTGAAATAGTTGATGCAGGACCAAAGATTTCACAGTAAACTATTTTCTTTTAATCCATCCAAAAATTGCAATTCCAATTACAATAACAGTGATCATGCCAATTTGTTTTTCTGGGACTAGAATGTCAATTCTGCTAGGACTCTCGTTTATTGTATTGATTTGAATTATGTTAAATGCATCAGACGTGTTGCCGTTGACTCTGATTTTGGCATCAATCCAGTATTCAGAGTTTTCAAAAACTTCCATGGATGCGTTTTTGTCTGGAGTTGCAGTTGTAGTTTTAGAGATTCCGTCTTTGCTGTTTGTAACTAGAATTTTTGCAAACGTCCATTCTTCTGGATGATAAATATCAAAGTAGAGTTTGTTGTTTTGTTGATTTACTGAAATTGAACCCTGTGTATAATGTAGCAAGAACGGAATTGTGTATCTTGTATCTTCATGTTTGATGATTATTTTTCCTTCATGTTCTCCAAACTTTTCTTCATTCATGTTTATTTTGATAATCAATGTATTTCCCTCAAGAACATGTGCAAACCCGATGAATTCTGGCCCTTCATACTCTATCTCTAAATTATCCAAAGTGCCATCAAGCAATTTTAAATCCAGTTTTTGCTCTGCAATCGTTTTATCTGTAGAGACATTGGCTACAAAATTTGGAGGCATGATGATCAGTTTTGCACCAAATGCATTTCCAATGTCCAGTCTGCCAGAACCTGCTTCGTGAATCGAAAATTC encodes:
- the pckA gene encoding phosphoenolpyruvate carboxykinase (ATP) — protein: MGVDDMVKLAVERKEGVVNSTGSLSVNTGKYTGRSPDDRFIVYDDKTHDTIDWGKINHQFPSGKFEKLFEKMKKFVDDKELFVFDGFVGADPETRLPIRVINDHVWQSMFSSNLFIKPTSDELEKHEPEFTILCINDFLADPEVDGTRTDVFILIDLTRKIVLIGGTEYAGEMKKSMFGVMNFLLPDRGIFPMHCSANIGEKGDTALFFGLSGTGKTTLSADPNRKLIGDDEHGWSDNGTFNFEGGCYAKCINLSQEAEPEIWNAIKPGALLENVVLNDNVPDYDDNTLTENTRVGYPLEFIPGAVIPSVGGHPRVIVFLTADALGVLPPVSRLTKEGAMYHFMSGYTSKLAGTERGIKEPKSVFSQCFGAPFMPRPASVYAKLLGEKTNQHNTVVYLVNTGWSGGPYGVGKRIKIKYSRAMVTAALSGALDIVKYRHDDLFNLDIPTEVEGVPSEILDPKNTWIDKDSYDLSAKKLAQMFVENFKKFENVSPEIVDAGPKISQ